From Triticum urartu cultivar G1812 chromosome 2, Tu2.1, whole genome shotgun sequence, a single genomic window includes:
- the LOC125538937 gene encoding cytochrome b561 and DOMON domain-containing protein At3g07570-like gives MGASSCSSVRLLLPLLCLLGFCFAASHQKSDSCDGDLQVARLVPFDTDAFHCITLWKDEDFILRYKNTGTSQWSFVLSAPEKRSYVAVGFSGKGGMVGSSAMVGWSSGGKGAAKQYYLQGRSPEAVTPDDGRLTLVRNRTVAVSKSGRLYLAFELSTDRPQPYLIYSVGYEGSLPSSSDYTIQMHRDMGSRSFKFASASPSSAGGESGEDGFPAKRWHGLLSMMGWGVLLPMGMMVARYFRRQDPYWFYGHIAVQGLGFLIGIAAVVLGFRLNGDGLKNIVVHKVIGISILSMACLQVTAVLARPDKTSKVRRFWNWYHHNIGRVAILLAMANVFLGLTIAREVSAYIVSYGVFVAVWIMAVAAFEFKRYYEDDD, from the exons ATGGGGGCTTCCTCTTGCTCCTCCGTGcggctgctgctgccgctgctctGCCTGCTGGGCTTCTGCTTCGCGGCGAGCCACCAGAAGTCGGACTCGTGCGACGGGGACCTCCAGGTGGCGCGCCTCGTGCCCTTCGACACCGACGCCTTCCACTGCATCACGCTCTGGAAGGACGAGGACTTCATCCTCAGG TACAAGAACACGGGGACGAGCCAGTGGAGCTTCGTGCTGTCGGCGCCGGAGAAGAGATCCTACGTGGCGGTGGGGTTCTCGGGCAAGGGGGGCATGGTGGGCAGCAGCGCCATGGTCGGCTGGTCGTCGGGCGGCAAGGGCGCCGCCAAGCAGTACTACCTGCAGGGCAGGAGCCCGGAGGCCGTGACGCCGGACGACGGCCGGCTCACCCTGGTCAGGAACCGGACCGTCGCCGTGTCCAAGTCCGGTCGGCTCTACCTGGCCTTCGAGCTCAGCACCGACCGCCCGCAGCCGTACCTGATCTACTCCGTGGGCTACGAGGGCAGCCTCCCTTCCTCCTCCGACTACACGATCCAGATGCACCGCGACATGGGCTCCCGCTCCTTCAAGTTCGCCTCCG CGTCGCCGTCCAGCGCCGGCGGCGAGTCGGGCGAGGACGGGTTCCCGGCGAAGAGGTGGCACGGACTGCTGTCCATGATGGGGTGGGGCGTGCTGCTGCCGATGGGCATGATGGTGGCGCGCTACTTCCGGCGGCAGGACCCGTACTGGTTCTACGGCCACATCGCCGTGCAGGGGCTGGGCTTCCTCATCGGCATCGCGGCGGTGGTCCTCGGCTTCCGGCTCAACGGGGACGGGCTCAAGAACATCGTGGTGCACAAGGTCATCGGCATCTCCATCCTGTCCATGGCATGCCTCCAG GTGACGGCGGTGCTGGCGCGGCCGGACAAGACGTCCAAGGTGCGGCGGTTCTGGAACTGGTACCACCACAACATCGGGCGCGTGGCCATCCTGCTCGCCATGGCCAACGTCTTCCTCGGCCTCACCATCGCCAGGGAGGTGAGCGCCTACATCGTCTCCTACGGCGTCTTCGTTGCCGTCTGGATCATGGCCGTCGCCGCCTTCGAGTTCAAGCGCTACTACGAGGACGACGACTGA
- the LOC125538936 gene encoding transcription factor RF2a-like — translation MRHAAALGAGAPPRRLLLPFFPCRVNALVKPPPEHVFLLPLLSFRPLCSPSPPPPAQAPAFPSPPRRRSLLPNPAMDAPPASTSASAAGSASDAAAEAAPRRPAGHRRAQSEILLGASALPDDLTFDADLGVVGEGGGSGGGGDEDDEDEYEEDEEVGGGGSGGSRMFEMFLQAGGRLSEPLDPSPYPQPPPPARPRHQHSMSMDGSTSFGSASSGVSGRHGADAKKAISDAKLAELALVDPKRAKRIMANRQSAARSKERKMRYIAELERKVQCLQTEATTLSAQLSLLQRDTSGLTNENGDLKLQVQTMEQQVRLQDALNDRLRDEVQQLKIATGQLNANNGNLGNFGGLSSYGVNPQSYQRSQMQQQSLLAAQQLQQLQIHSQHQQPQMHLQQQRLASVRQQQQQQSQLRPEALPFPGDLKMKGIAMTTHVQNAGPSPFDGRARSEP, via the exons ATGCGGCACGCCGCCGCATTGGGCGCTGGTGCCCCACCCCGTCGCCTCCTCCTTCCTTTCTTTCCCTGCAGAGTCAATGCCCTGGTCAAACCTCCGCCCGAGCATGTCTTCCTCCTGCCCCTCCTAAGCTTCCGCCCCCTCTGCTCCCCTTCCCCCCCCCCGCCGGCGCAGGCACCCGCATTCCCCTCCCCTCCCCGCCGCAGATCTCTCCTCCCCAACCCCGCCATGGACGCCCCgcccgcctccacctccgcctccgccgcgggATCGGCGTcggacgccgccgccgaggccgcgccgcgccgcccggcgGGGCACCGCCGCGCGCAGTCGGAGATCCTCCTCGGGGCCTCCGCCCTCCCGGATGACCTCACCTTCGACGCCGACCTCGGAGTCGTCGGGGAGGGCGGgggtagcggcggcggcggcgacgaagATGACGAGGACGAGTACGAGGAGGACGAGGAAGTCGGCGGCGGCGGAAGCGGGGGCAGCCGGATGTTCGAGATGTTCCTCCAGGCCGGCGGCAGGCTGTCCGAGCCGCTGGACCCGTCGCCGtacccgcagccgccgccgcccgcgcggcCGCGGCACCAGCACAGCATGTCGATGGACGGCTCCACGTCGTTCGGGTCCGCCTCCTCCGGGGTGTCGGGGAGGCACGGCGCGGACGCCAAGAAGGCCATCTCCGACGCCAAGCTCGCCGAGCTCGCTCTCGTTGACCCCAAGCGCGCCAAGAG GATCATGGCAAATCGCCAGTCAGCTGCTAGGTCAAAAGAAAGAAAGATGCGCTACATTGCTGAGCTTGAGAGGAAAGTACAGTGTCTTCAAACAGAAGCAACTACACTATCAGCTCAGTTGTCCCTGTTACAG AGAGATACCAGTGGTTTAACAAATGAAAATGGTGATTTGAAGCTGCAAGTGCAAACAATGGAGCAGCAGGTCAGGCTGCAAGATG CACTGAACGACAGACTGAGGGACGAGGTTCAGCAGCTGAAGATCGCAACAGGACAGCTTAACGCCAACAATGGGAACCTGGGGAATTTCGGCGGTCTGTCCTCGTACGGAGTCAACCCACAGAGCTACCAGCGAAGCCAGATGCAACAACAATCTCTTCTGGCTGCTCAGCAGCTTCAGCAGCTCCAGATCCACTCCCAGCACCAGCAGCCCCAGATGCACCTGCAGCAGCAACGCCTTGCCAGTgtccggcagcagcagcagcagcagtcgcaGCTGCGTCCGGAAGCACTGCCATTTCCGGGAGACCTCAAGATGAAAGGAATTGCCATGACAACCCATGTGCAGAATGCGGGCCCGTCCCCTTTCGATGGGCGCGCAAGGAGCGAGCCGTGA